CAGCGTGTTTGCCATGGTTACACCAATCTGTTGATTATCGCAGGCTGTCGATTTGTGCAACTGTCGCAACCTGACGCGGGTGGTGATCGATCGTTCGACCGGGGGCACCTCCCGCGCCAGAGTTGCTTGAGCTGGTCGGGGCGGTCAGGCGGAACCGCCCCGATTGACTCCTATTGAGGAAGTGCGGTCGGACGCTCACCGAGCGTGACTTCGACCGTTGTGGACTGCCCGTTGCGGATCACATCGAGTGTGACCGTGTCGCCGGGCTTCTTCTCGAAGAGAATGGTGTCGAGTGCTTCGCTCGGATCGGATTCAGCGTCGCCATTGACACCGACGATGATGTCTCCGACCTGCAAACCACCGCTCGAGGCAGGGCCGCCGGCCTCGATCTCCATCACCTGAACACCTTGTTGTGTTGCCTGGGCCTGGATGCCGAGATATGGACGGGCGTAGCTCCCGGTCTGGATGATCTCATCCACGATGACCTTGGCAGCGTTGGATTCGATCGCGAAGTTGAACCCCTCGTCGGAGGAGCTGTTGACATCGCCATATGCCTTGGCGACATTGATGCCGATGACCTCGCCCTCCATGTTCAGCAGCGGTCCGCCAGAGTTGCCAGGGTAGATGGCCGCATCGTGCTGGATCAGATTCGGCAGGCTGTAGCCGCCTCCTGAGTTGAGATCGCCGTCGACTGCGCCGATCATGCCATCGCTGACGGTGTTGTTGAACTCGCCATAGGGAGTGCCGATCGCGACAACTTCATCGCCAGGGCGCATCGCGGCAGAATCGCCCCAGGCAACAGTTCCAGGCACACTCGAGCCATCGCTGAGATCGATCTTGAGCACGGCAACGTCCTGGAACGGATCTGCACCGACCAGAGTCGCATTTCTCACGGCGCCATCCGCGTAGCGAACTTCGAACGCGGTCGCTCCTTCGACCACATGATTGTTGGTCACCACGTAGCCTTCGTCAGAAACGATGAACCCTGAGCCCGCGGCATACTCGACGAGACTGCCAGTGGTGTCGTCTGTTTCAGGAGCTTGCTCTTGACCCGGCAGCTGACCCTCACCGGGCAGCTGACCATCGCCCGGCATACCCGGGAACTGCTGCTGTCCTTGCGCCTGCTGCAACGTGGACGCATCGACGAAGGTCGTGATCGTAACGACAGCAGGATTGACCTCGGCATACACATCAGCAACGCTGCGCTGCTGCGCGGTGGCTCCATCCTGGGCAGCCACCTGAGCCGGTTGCACCATCGACTGAATCGTGCCGGCTGCGCCAACACCAAATGCCAATCCAAAGGTCAAGATTCCGGCAGCGAGCACTCGCTTGGGCGACCAGCCAGTGCGCGCTGCTCGTGTAGATCGGTCGTGAAGAAAATCCATCATTACTCCCTCGATGCCTGATGTCTGCCGGCAACTTCTCGCGGCGCGACCCTTCGCGCGCTCAACAGAACGGCACCTCACACATTCAATGAGTTGAGTTTGAAGTTCGGCACTGAAGTGAGACTGATGGTTTTCTGAATTTTCCGTGAAATCAAAACGCCCGGCGCGGTTTTTCGCGCCGGGCGTTTGCAGTTGGATCGATTGAAGCTAACGCGCTGCGCGAATCAGTTCCGGAACCTCTGATGGCCGCACCGCGACGTTCACGCCCGCTGCATTCAATGCAGCAATCTTGCCGTCGGCAGTGCCGCTCCCACCCGAGATGATCGCGCCCGCGTGCCCCATGCGCTTGCCTGGAGGCGCTGTGCGCCCAGCAATGAATCCCACGACTGGCTTGGTTACGTGCTCGGCAATGTAGGCAGCGGCTTCCTCCTCGTCGGTGCCGCCGATCTCGCCGATCATCACGATTGCTTCGGTTTCCGGATCTGCCTCGAAGAGCGCCAGGGTGTCGATGAACGAGGTGCCAATGATCGGGTCGCCACCGATTCCGACCGCGGTCGACTGGCCCAATCCGGCTTTCGTCAGGGCGTCCACGACCTCATAGGTCAAGGTGCCGGATCGCGATACAAGTCCGATGGGGCCCTTCTTGTGAATGAATCCGGGCATGATGCCGACCTTGGCTTCGCCTGGTGTGATCACACCAGGACAGTTCGGCCCGAGCAAACGCAAACCCCGATCCCTGACATGCCGATAGACCGGCACCATGTCGAGAATGGGAATGCCTTCGGTGATGCAGATGATGAACGGGATTCCATTGTCTGCCGCCTCGTAGATCGCATCCGGCGCGAACTTGGCGGGAACGAAGATGATCGAGACATTCGGCTGCACTTCGGCGACCGCGTCGGCGACCGTATCGAACACTGGCGCGCCGGCAACGCTCTTGCCTTTCCCGCCTGGCGTAACGCCACCGACGATAGGCGAGCCATATTCGATCATCTGCGTGGTGTGAAACGAGCCTTCCTTGCCCGTCATACCCTGCACCAGGATTCGAGAGTCGGAATTGACGAGAATGCTCAACGCTTACTCCTGTTCGTCTGGAGAACGACTCGTCAGGCCGCCTGGCTGACCGACTCGACCACCTTCCGGGCGGCCTCATCCATCGAATCCACCGCGGCTATTCCGGCTGCGGCCAGGATGGCTTGTCCTTCGGTCGCGTTCGTTCCGGAAAGGCGCACCACGATCGGCACCTCGACCGTCACTCGGTCGAGCGCCTCTCGGATCCCTTGAGCCACGACATCGCCACGGGTGATACCGCCGAAGATGTTGATGAGAATGGCTTCCACCGCCGGATCCGCGGTGACGAGCGTAAACGCCTTCGCCACCTGATCGGCGGACGCTCCGCCACCAACATCGAGGAAGTTGGCGGGTTCGCCACCGCTCAGCTTGACTGCGTCCATGGTCGCCATCGCCAAACCGGCGCCATTGACGATGCAGCCAATATTGCCGGTGAGTTTCACGAACGAGATGCCGGACGCCTTGGCGTCGATCTCGGTTGGCTCTTCTTCCGCAAGGTCGCGAAGTTCTGCGATGTCCGCGTGGCGGAAAAGGGCGTTGTCGTCGAAGCTCATCTTGGAGTCGAGGGCCATAACCTGACCCGCGCCGGTCACGATGAGCGGATTGATCTCCGCAAGCGTGGCATCGGTCTCGACGAATGCCTCGAAGAGCTTGAGCGCGATATCGGCAAACTGACCGACCTGCTTGGCGTCCAGACCGAGCGCGAATCCAACCTCGCGTGCTTGCCAGGCCTGCAATCCGAGATACGGATCGGCCAACACCCGGACGATCTTTTCGGGCGTCTCCCTCGCGACAGTCTCGATATCGACGCCGCCCTCAGCGCTCGCCATCAATGAGATCTGACGCCGCGCCCGGTCGAGAATGACACCCAGATAGATCTCCCGCTGGATATCGACCGCGGGCACGACGAGCACCTTGAGGACGGTGTGTCCATTGATGTCCATGCCAAGAATCTTCCCAGCGGCATCCTCGGCTTCGGCTGGCGACTTTGCCAGCTTGATGCCGCCGGCTTTGCCACGGCCACCGGTGTGGACCTGGGCTTTGACAGCAACAGCCGACCCCAGTCGTTCCGCGATTGCTCTCGCCTCACCGGGGGATGCTGCCACTGCTCCGGCATTGACTGGAATCCCATAGGACGCCAGCACGTCTGCTGCCTGGTACTCGTGAACATTCATGCCTGGTCACGCACCTCGCGCTCAGTTCGCTGCCGAATCCTGACCGTCCCGTCCGGTGACAGCGCGATCGGCACAGAGAAACGACCAGCATCCTAACACAGGCTTGTCGCTCATCTGCCGATTCACCTTCATCAGTGGAATAGCGAACGCTTCCTCGAAGCATGTCTCCCCGGTTCGATTCGCTCCAATGCCCCAGGATCCCCCGCCAGATAGCCCAAAAGGGGTAATTCCGGTCCAATGATTCGTGAAATGCTCCGTACTTGTTGACTTTTCCTGATCAATACGATAAGAGAATGACGACGCATCCAAACGAATGTGCCAGGAGTGGGAGACGCCCTTTCGGCGAGCCTTTTCCGATTCGATTCGCCGGAAACGTCGCATGCGTTCTTTTTCCATCAGTCGTGGATCGCCACGGTAGGAGAGTTCTGGCGGAATGAGTGATCAAACACTCACCTGCCGCGATTGCGGACAGCAGTTTGTGTTCACAGCGGGAGAGCAAGCGTTCTACGCAGAGCGTGGGTTCTCGCCGCCTATGCGGTGCCAGTCGTGCCGCGCAAAACGGAAAGCGGATCGCAACGCCTCGGGCGGCGGATATGACAACAGCGGATATGGTGGCAACGGCGGCGACGGAGGAAGCGGCTACTCATCTGGCCCGCGACAGCTCTATCCGGCCGTTTGTTCCAATTGCGGGCGGCAGACGGAAGTTCCATTCCTGCCGCGCACGGACAAACCGGTTTACTGCCGGGACTGTTTCCAGACGATGCGGGGCCAGCAGCAGCCGAGATATTCCGACTACTAGCCCCGGATCTCCCTTCATCGCCTTTCAGACCGCGGTCGGCCAATTCCGACCGCGGTTCTCGTCTGGACAGTGTTTCCATCGAACGGGTTGGTGGGCCGGTGGTTCCACATGATCGGTTCAGGCCCATCTTCGCTGGCCGGATGGGCGTCGGCACCCCCTTGCACCCGGCATCTTATCGCCGCGTGCCACTGTTTCCCCGCTCCCAGGTGACGCAGATCGAGTCATCGCTCCCGGCAACGAGAGAACCCGACACTGTTCCTGACCGCACGCTACACTAGCTGGCGCTCGGCGTCCGCTCCAGCGATCGGGGGATAACTGGTCGGAACGCAGGATTTCTAGCGGTTCGTCATGACATCACCCGCCAATTCACCAGAGAATAAGCGGACCGGGCTGCGCTCGCTCTTCCGGCGTGGACAAGCCGAAGAACAGGGCCCACTCGTCACGCAACCGACCCTTGGCGCGCTGGTGCGGGAGGGGGAACAGGTCCAGCTCCGCCGCCATGTGACCGCAAACCGGGCTGCGTTCCAACGCTGGTACGCCGACCCCGAGATCGCCTATCTCCTCCGGCATGATCTGGCTCCTCTATCCGACCGTCAGTCACGCGGGTACTTTGACACCATCATCATGCCGCTCTCTCTGCGGGGATACTGCTTCGCGATCCATACGATCGACGGCGAGACGCTCATCGGGTCGAGCGCCCTTACCGACGCAGGATCGGAGTATCCGAACGCGGCGCTCTTCCGGATCGTGATCGGTGAGAAGTGGGCGTGGGATCGAGGTTACGGCAGCGAAGCCACACGGCTCGTGATCGCCGAGGCTTTCGAGACCCTGGGCCTCGAAGAGGTGCAGCTGGAGGTCTTTCGACACAACCCGAGAGCAATTTCCGCCTACAAGAAGGTTGGTTTTCAGCGCACGGGCGCCCACACGGAGTTCATCCCGCCCAATGGCGATCCACTTCATGTCGTGGAGATGGCGATTCGCCGGCCAGACCCGACCACGGACGCTTCCGAGCTCGACTGAACTTGGGAGCGCGGTCAGATTCTCGCTCTCATCTACTGCCCCAATTAATTGACGGAATCAACAAGCACCGACTAGACTTCAGTTCGGCCGCCATGCTGGCGGTCGTGTCATGCAGACGCGCATTTCGCGCCCCCAGTCTGCATTCGGCTCAGTGAAGGGAGCGGCGTTGGACGCCGGCAGTTCTACAAAGCCTGGACCTGCTAGCCCGGCCTCCCGGAGCATGCGAGCCCACTGATTTCGATCTTCCTGATCTGAAATTTTGTGCCGTTCGCCCCGGAGAGTCCGGGGGCGGTCCAGGACGATATTCGTTTCTGGAACCAGAAAGGACGGTACTTCATGCAGAAGTCCATGCGATATCACATCGCCGACGGCGAGAATCAGCCCGTGGTGCGCGCGGTCGCGCTTGTGGTGCAGCGCGAGCCAGTTCAGGCTGCTGCGCAGCCTGAGGCGCCACAGACCGAGCCGCAGAAGAAAGAACTCCCCCAGGGCAAGAGCCGATGGATTCGCCCTGCTTTGCGAAAAGCGCATCTCGCATTGTTCTAGCCTAGCTCAGGACGCACCCATTGGATCCCCGGCAGGCGCCGGACGAGACCGAGCTTTCCCCTGAACACACTGTCGCACGGCTCCGCGAGGCGTTGGCCTCCGGAGACCGGGACAGTGCTGTTCTGCTTGCCGATCGGGTCGACGATCAGGACGCCGAGGCGATTTTTGAAGCGCTCGACGCTTCCGAAACGAGCGCGCTCTTTGACCTCGTAGGCGACGAAGAGTTCGCCGAGCTGATCGTCCGGCTCGATGACGAGCATGCGGCCGACGTACTGGAGCAGATTCCGGCGCCCGATGCCGCTGATGTGCTGGAAGAGCTCGATCCAGACGACGCCACCGATATCTTTGGCGAGCTCGAACCAGAACACAGCGACGTCATCCTCGTGCAGATGGAGCCGGAGGAAGCCGCCGAGCTCCGGGAACTGCTGGCCTATCCCCCGGACACTGCCGGTGGACTGATGACCCCCGCGTTCGTTTCGATCGCGCCAACTTTGCGCGCCGACCAGGCGATCGCCGCGCTTCGCAAGGTCGCCGAGAACGCAGAGACCGTGAACTATGTTTACGTGACCGACTCCGAGGACCATTTGCTCGGGGTCCTCTCGTTGCATCGCCTCGTGCTCACCAATCAGGATGCGCTCGTGCGCGATCTGATGTTCACCCGCCCCATTACCGTCCAGGCGAGTGAAGATCAGGAAGCTGCCGCCCGCATCCTCACGGAACACGACTTGCTCGCGCTTCCCGTCGTCGACGCGGAAAACCGGATTCTCGGCATCATCACAGTCGACGACATCACCGAGGTGCTCGAACGGGAAGTCACCGAGGACATCGAGCGGATCGGCGGTTCGGCTCCGCTGTCTGAGCCGTATCTGCGCGCGCCCGCTCGCCTCCTCTACCGCAAGCGAATCGTCTGGCTCTTCGTGTTGTTCATGGCGCAGTTCCTGACGGTTTCCATCATCAGCCGGTACGACTCACTCCTCGCGGACATGACCGTCCTGAGTTTCTTCATCCCGATCCTCATTGGCACCGGCGGAAACATTGGTTCGCAGACCGTCACCACCATCGTTCGCGCGTTGGCAATTGGTGAAATCGGACCGCAACACACGATTCGCGTGCTGCTCAAGGAAGCCTCCACCGGATTGATGCTCGGCTTGACCATGGCCGTCCTCATGTTCGTTCGAGCGCTCATGACGAATGGCGCCGACGCACAGGTGGGCATGGTGGTGGCGATCACGGTCTTTTCGATTGGGCTTTGGGCGGCAACGGTCGGCTCGATTCTTCCAATCGTGCTGAACAGGCTCCGGGTCGACCCTGCTGTGGTGTCAGCGCCATTCATCAGTTGTCTGGTGGACACGACCGGACTCATCATCTATTTCACGGTCGCAAAGGCGATTCTCCCTATCGCCTGACCCTCCTCACCTGTTCGGTCGTAGCGCCCCTGCCGTATGATGACTCCATGTCACACGATGACCGACATGGAGTCTTTTCACCGTGAACCCAACGAACATCGACTCCGCGGCAGCGGCGATCGCCGAAGACCGGCTTTCAGACGTGCTCTCCCTGATCCACCGTGAAGGGTTCGGCCACAACGCCCAGGTCATCCGGCCCGAGCGCGGGCGCACGCATGATCGTCTCAGACGTGCCGGGTTGGACCAGGAGGCCGTCACTCGCCTGGCGGCGCTCGACCGACCGATCGTTCTTGTCTTCGCCCAGGCTCGCGTCGAGGCGGCAGAGGTCATATTGCGACGGGGCGGCGCGACGCAGGTCGAGCGCTACGCCCAATCATCCGGCTCCCAGTCGTCGCTCGTCGGGTTCGATCCTGCAGTGCTGCAGCAACCCAGATCAATCCGCAGATCGGGCCAGATGCCCAATTCCTGAGGCGCGCCCAAATCACATTTGTGCAGGTCGAGGTTGACGGCATCGCCGGGCACTGCCTATGATGCCAACGAACAAGCGACATCGCCATTCCTTCGCGTGCATGTGCGGCCCAGAGATGCGATGACTCGCTTGTATACATCGAGGAACGGTCGGTTTCGATGGAGATATCCGAGTTGTTCAGGCAAGGCATCTCCGTCGCATCACACTCGCCATCCGCGCAAACCGATCTCCCAAAGACGAATCTGATCCGCAATTGCGAGGAGGTTGATCGACTCGCTTGATTGGTGACGCATGGAAGCGTCGCCCCGACAACCTTTGGGAGTTCTGCTCCGTGCCTTGCACGGCAAGGATCCGCGCGGATCCGGCGAGGCCACCCCGGCGTGATGCCGGGAGCACCGAGTACGAGGAGGTATCTCAGTGTCCCAGACGACTGTTCATGAGTTGTACCGCGCGCTTGTGCGCGGCCAGCTTTCCCGCCGCGAATTCCTGGGTCGCGCAGCGGCGCTCGGCATTTCGGCGTCTGCGGCCGGAATGTTCTTGCGAGCGGCCAGCATTGGTGCGCAAGACGCTCCAACCGCACCGCCAGTCGTCGCCGAGGGCGACGGAACGATGTTCGCCGGTCAGGAGATCACCATCCAGGTGATCGATGCGTCGGTGAAGGTGCCGCTGGACGAAGTCCGCGAGGAGTACGAATCCGCCACCGGGGCCAAGCTCAACATCGTCGCTGACCCGATCGAAACGGCGTTCGCGAAGCTGCTCGAAGATGCCGCCACCGGAACGAACTCGATCGACGGCTCGATCATCGGCATGTGGTGGCTCGGCGACCTGGTTGCCGGCAACTTCGTCCGTTCCTATGACGACTACTACGACGACACCGCTGCGGGGTTCCCGCAGTTCAACTTCGACGATGAGTTCTCCGGCATGCGCGCGCTGCGCATGTACGACGGCAAGAAGTACGTGGTTCCCTACGACGCGGACGGCCAGACGCTGTATTACCGGCGCGATCTGCTCGAGGACCCGGATCACATGGCGGCCTACAAGGAGCTCACAGGCAAGGACCTGACGGTTCCGGCAACTTGGGACGAGCTCTATGAGATCGCGACGTACTTCAAGGACACCGGCATCGACGGTATCTCCATGCACCTGAAGGTGGGCGGCCAGGGCATGTTCCACTACATGTCGCTGTCGGCCCCCTATGTCATCGGCCCCGAAAACCCGGTGCTCTACTGGTTCGATCCAGAGACCATGGATCCGCTCGTCGAGAGCGCCGGCCACGTCGAAGCGGCCAACATGATCAAGAAGCTCTTCGATCTTGGGCCCGAAGCACAGGCTGGATGGGCGCTCGGTGAAGCGTGGGATCACTTCCTGCAAGGGAACGCCGTCTTCACGTTCAGCTGGGGCGACGTCCTTCCCCTCGCGGTCGAGCAAAACGCGCCGGTGAACGGCAACGTGGGTACCGCCCAGCTCCCTGGCACGCTCAAGTACACCAACCCGCTCACGGGCGAGTCGTACGAGACCGAGGCCCCGAACCTGGTGGGCAATACGACCGGCGGCAGCTGGTCCGGCGTGATCATGAGCGGTTCGGAGTCGCCTGAAGCGGTGTACTACCTGCTCGCGCTCCTGGCCACCGAGCCGAAGCAGCAGTTCTACGCCACTCGCGGATCCGATGGCGTCGACCCGGGCCGCATGTCCCAGATGCCACCGGAAGCGGTCGAGGGCGGCACCGGTGTGCTGGCCGACTACGTCGCGCAAGGCTTCTCCGAAGCCGATGCGATCCAGTACACCCGCGCGTACTACGACACCTTCCAGAACCCGAACCAACTGCCGTACCTGCGAATCCCTGGCACGGCCGAGTACTGGAATGCCCTGGATATCCGGCTCTCCGAGTTCGTGACTGGCCAGGTTGGCAGCGCAGAGGAAGCCATGGCGAATCTCGCCACCGACTTCCGCGATATCAACGATCGTCTCGGCGTCGATCTGCAGCTCGAGGTCTACAAGGCGTCGTTGGGTCTCTAGATCCACGGTCGAAATTCGATCGAACCCAAGGGAGGGCGGCAGTGCCGCCCTCCCAGTTCCCTATCGACTCACGCGAGATCGCCAAAGGCCGTGAACAATGGTGAACCAGAGTATTCCGCTCGGTGCTGATTCCGAGATCCGGGAGGCGCCGCTGCGCTCAGCAGACAAATCTCTGTACGGCAGCGGCGCGCGATATTGGATTCCGCGCCTCTTGACCGTGGCCGCCATTGTCATTGGCGGAGCGCTGGCATACACGCTTGCAGCGGTCGAGCTGGTGGACGGATCCACGCTCACACTCAAAGAGGTGAGCAACAAGTTCACCTTCAAGGGTGACGGTTGGGTGCTCACGCTTTCGTGGTTTGGCGCCATCGTCGCCATCCTGGCGGCGCTCCTCTTGCCGCATTCCGAGCGCATCGTGCACTGCCTGGGTGTCACCTTCGGCGCTCTGCTGGCAATGGCGTTTCCGCTCTTCACTCACCGAAACCTCACGTTGGTCGACGAGGATGCATCCAAGCTCGGCCCAGGCCTGATTGGCGCACTGATCTGCTTTGCCATTGCGGCGGTCATTCCATGGATCACGCTCTTCATCAATCGCGAACAACGGCTTCTGGGCAACGACTACGCCAAGTGGCTCTTCGTTCTCCCGGCGGTTGCGTGGCTGCTGCTCCTGACGGCGTTCCCACTGGCCTACGCCATCACGATCAGCCGCTATCAGTTCCGAAACGGGCTGGTGAGCCGGTTCGTGGGATGGGAGAACTATCGCCGTCTCTTCGAGCGCGAATGGATCTGGACGCCGATCTGGAACGGTCTCATTGCAGCGGCAATCGCGGCGGCAATCGTCTTCGCGATTGTCATGATTGCTGGCTGGTTCGACGACCACTCATTCACCAGGGACAACGCGCACAAGGCGATTTCCTTGTTCGCGATTTTCTGCATCCCTGTGTTCATTTTCGTGGCGCTGCCTGGACTCCTGCGGGATCCAGTCGACAATGCGTTCGAGATCACCACATTCTTCGTAGTGATCGCGGTCACGATCGAAATGATTCTCGGCTTCGGGTTGGCGCTCCTGATGAACCGCGAGCTCCGCGGCAGGGGCATCTATCGCGCCGTCATCCTGTTACCCATTTTCGCCGCCCCTGTGGGCATTGGCTATCTCGGACGCACGATCTTTTACGAAGAAGGTGGCCCGGTCAACGCGTTGATTCGATCGTTGGGTTTCGCAGGCGTTCCCTGGCTCTCGAATCCGTTCTGGTCGAAGATCTCGACCATCATCGCGGATGTGTGGCTCTGGACCCCATTTGTGTTCGTGATCGCGCTTGCCGGACTACAAGGCCTCCCGATCGATATCCAGGAAGCGGCCCAGGTCGACGGAGCCCGTAGCTGGCAGTCGTTCCGCACGATCACGCTGCCGCTCATGGCCCCGATTCTCTGGCTAATCCTCTTCTTGCGCACCATCGATGCGTTCAAGGTGTTCGACATTGCCGCATCCATGACCGTGGGAGGGCCAGGCAGGGCAACCGAGTACTACAGCTATCTCACCTACCGTACCGCGCGAAAGAACTTCAACTACGGCGATGCAGCGGCGCAGTCATTCCTGCTTTTGCTCATCGTTTCCATCTTGATCACCGTGCTCTGGGGCCGCATTCGCGGTGTGTATGAGGAGGAGCGCTAATGGCGTCCGCGACGATACCCGCCAGCACCACCGGCCACAAGCACCGCAGCTTTTCGGAGCGCTTCGGACATCTCTTCGTCTGGGTGCTGCTTGCCATTGTCCTCTTTTGGTCGCTCTTCCCCTTCTACTGGGCGTTCATCAACTCCATCAAGCATCCATCGGACAACTATGGCAATCACTGGCTACCCTGGTTGACCTTCGAGCCCACGCTCGATCCATGGCGCGAAATGTGGAGCCAGCGCGAAGTCCGGCGCGCGCTCATGAACAGCGTGCTCATCTCGTTCGGCGCAGCCACGGTCTCCCTGGTTCTCGGAACGCTGGCAGCCTATGGCATCGCCCGGTTCGACTTTGTGCGACCCAAGAACGGCAGCCTGACGACCTGGTTTCTCTCCCAGCGCATTCTGCCCCCCATCATCTTCGTGACCCCCTTCTTCCTCATCATGCGCGAGCTCAATCTGCTCGACACCG
The nucleotide sequence above comes from Thermomicrobiales bacterium. Encoded proteins:
- a CDS encoding trypsin-like peptidase domain-containing protein, with product MMDFLHDRSTRAARTGWSPKRVLAAGILTFGLAFGVGAAGTIQSMVQPAQVAAQDGATAQQRSVADVYAEVNPAVVTITTFVDASTLQQAQGQQQFPGMPGDGQLPGEGQLPGQEQAPETDDTTGSLVEYAAGSGFIVSDEGYVVTNNHVVEGATAFEVRYADGAVRNATLVGADPFQDVAVLKIDLSDGSSVPGTVAWGDSAAMRPGDEVVAIGTPYGEFNNTVSDGMIGAVDGDLNSGGGYSLPNLIQHDAAIYPGNSGGPLLNMEGEVIGINVAKAYGDVNSSSDEGFNFAIESNAAKVIVDEIIQTGSYARPYLGIQAQATQQGVQVMEIEAGGPASSGGLQVGDIIVGVNGDAESDPSEALDTILFEKKPGDTVTLDVIRNGQSTTVEVTLGERPTALPQ
- the sucD gene encoding succinate--CoA ligase subunit alpha, translating into MSILVNSDSRILVQGMTGKEGSFHTTQMIEYGSPIVGGVTPGGKGKSVAGAPVFDTVADAVAEVQPNVSIIFVPAKFAPDAIYEAADNGIPFIICITEGIPILDMVPVYRHVRDRGLRLLGPNCPGVITPGEAKVGIMPGFIHKKGPIGLVSRSGTLTYEVVDALTKAGLGQSTAVGIGGDPIIGTSFIDTLALFEADPETEAIVMIGEIGGTDEEEAAAYIAEHVTKPVVGFIAGRTAPPGKRMGHAGAIISGGSGTADGKIAALNAAGVNVAVRPSEVPELIRAAR
- the sucC gene encoding ADP-forming succinate--CoA ligase subunit beta, yielding MNVHEYQAADVLASYGIPVNAGAVAASPGEARAIAERLGSAVAVKAQVHTGGRGKAGGIKLAKSPAEAEDAAGKILGMDINGHTVLKVLVVPAVDIQREIYLGVILDRARRQISLMASAEGGVDIETVARETPEKIVRVLADPYLGLQAWQAREVGFALGLDAKQVGQFADIALKLFEAFVETDATLAEINPLIVTGAGQVMALDSKMSFDDNALFRHADIAELRDLAEEEPTEIDAKASGISFVKLTGNIGCIVNGAGLAMATMDAVKLSGGEPANFLDVGGGASADQVAKAFTLVTADPAVEAILINIFGGITRGDVVAQGIREALDRVTVEVPIVVRLSGTNATEGQAILAAAGIAAVDSMDEAARKVVESVSQAA
- a CDS encoding zinc-ribbon domain containing protein, translating into MSDQTLTCRDCGQQFVFTAGEQAFYAERGFSPPMRCQSCRAKRKADRNASGGGYDNSGYGGNGGDGGSGYSSGPRQLYPAVCSNCGRQTEVPFLPRTDKPVYCRDCFQTMRGQQQPRYSDY
- a CDS encoding GNAT family protein, which encodes MTSPANSPENKRTGLRSLFRRGQAEEQGPLVTQPTLGALVREGEQVQLRRHVTANRAAFQRWYADPEIAYLLRHDLAPLSDRQSRGYFDTIIMPLSLRGYCFAIHTIDGETLIGSSALTDAGSEYPNAALFRIVIGEKWAWDRGYGSEATRLVIAEAFETLGLEEVQLEVFRHNPRAISAYKKVGFQRTGAHTEFIPPNGDPLHVVEMAIRRPDPTTDASELD
- the mgtE gene encoding magnesium transporter codes for the protein MDPRQAPDETELSPEHTVARLREALASGDRDSAVLLADRVDDQDAEAIFEALDASETSALFDLVGDEEFAELIVRLDDEHAADVLEQIPAPDAADVLEELDPDDATDIFGELEPEHSDVILVQMEPEEAAELRELLAYPPDTAGGLMTPAFVSIAPTLRADQAIAALRKVAENAETVNYVYVTDSEDHLLGVLSLHRLVLTNQDALVRDLMFTRPITVQASEDQEAAARILTEHDLLALPVVDAENRILGIITVDDITEVLEREVTEDIERIGGSAPLSEPYLRAPARLLYRKRIVWLFVLFMAQFLTVSIISRYDSLLADMTVLSFFIPILIGTGGNIGSQTVTTIVRALAIGEIGPQHTIRVLLKEASTGLMLGLTMAVLMFVRALMTNGADAQVGMVVAITVFSIGLWAATVGSILPIVLNRLRVDPAVVSAPFISCLVDTTGLIIYFTVAKAILPIA
- a CDS encoding extracellular solute-binding protein translates to MSQTTVHELYRALVRGQLSRREFLGRAAALGISASAAGMFLRAASIGAQDAPTAPPVVAEGDGTMFAGQEITIQVIDASVKVPLDEVREEYESATGAKLNIVADPIETAFAKLLEDAATGTNSIDGSIIGMWWLGDLVAGNFVRSYDDYYDDTAAGFPQFNFDDEFSGMRALRMYDGKKYVVPYDADGQTLYYRRDLLEDPDHMAAYKELTGKDLTVPATWDELYEIATYFKDTGIDGISMHLKVGGQGMFHYMSLSAPYVIGPENPVLYWFDPETMDPLVESAGHVEAANMIKKLFDLGPEAQAGWALGEAWDHFLQGNAVFTFSWGDVLPLAVEQNAPVNGNVGTAQLPGTLKYTNPLTGESYETEAPNLVGNTTGGSWSGVIMSGSESPEAVYYLLALLATEPKQQFYATRGSDGVDPGRMSQMPPEAVEGGTGVLADYVAQGFSEADAIQYTRAYYDTFQNPNQLPYLRIPGTAEYWNALDIRLSEFVTGQVGSAEEAMANLATDFRDINDRLGVDLQLEVYKASLGL
- a CDS encoding sugar ABC transporter permease, whose translation is MVNQSIPLGADSEIREAPLRSADKSLYGSGARYWIPRLLTVAAIVIGGALAYTLAAVELVDGSTLTLKEVSNKFTFKGDGWVLTLSWFGAIVAILAALLLPHSERIVHCLGVTFGALLAMAFPLFTHRNLTLVDEDASKLGPGLIGALICFAIAAVIPWITLFINREQRLLGNDYAKWLFVLPAVAWLLLLTAFPLAYAITISRYQFRNGLVSRFVGWENYRRLFEREWIWTPIWNGLIAAAIAAAIVFAIVMIAGWFDDHSFTRDNAHKAISLFAIFCIPVFIFVALPGLLRDPVDNAFEITTFFVVIAVTIEMILGFGLALLMNRELRGRGIYRAVILLPIFAAPVGIGYLGRTIFYEEGGPVNALIRSLGFAGVPWLSNPFWSKISTIIADVWLWTPFVFVIALAGLQGLPIDIQEAAQVDGARSWQSFRTITLPLMAPILWLILFLRTIDAFKVFDIAASMTVGGPGRATEYYSYLTYRTARKNFNYGDAAAQSFLLLLIVSILITVLWGRIRGVYEEER
- a CDS encoding carbohydrate ABC transporter permease, which gives rise to MASATIPASTTGHKHRSFSERFGHLFVWVLLAIVLFWSLFPFYWAFINSIKHPSDNYGNHWLPWLTFEPTLDPWREMWSQREVRRALMNSVLISFGAATVSLVLGTLAAYGIARFDFVRPKNGSLTTWFLSQRILPPIIFVTPFFLIMRELNLLDTVWGLIILNATFNLIFPVIILTQMFREIPRELEEAAQVDGASRFEIFWRMAVPLVAPGIVVAWILAMAFSWNEFLFAFSTTQDKARPMSVMLVGAEQTRGVDFQFVGTRMIAMMAIPVLASLLIQRYIVRGLSLGAVKG